A segment of the Pseudoalteromonas piscicida genome:
TCGACGCCCTTCTTGTGTCCGAAGGCGCGAGGACGCCTGCGAGCTTGAGCCCAACGACCGTTGCCATCCATTATTATCGCAACATGTTTTGGCAATGATTGCTGCGAAATAACCTCTGCTTCTAAAACCATAATTCCAATTTAAGTGAAAAAAAACGCCGCCTAGTATACCCTAGGCGGCGCTTCAAACCTAATAAATTTGTCAGTGTACCCAGCCCAAAAAACGCTAACTGCTCAGAAACAAAGCAGAATTTTCTGCAATACGTAAACAGTGCGTAAACATAAACGCTAGGACATAGACATTTAGATTTCCATCAACTCTGCTTCTTTCGCACTTAGTTGTGTATCCATTTCTTTGATGAACTTGTCAGTCAATTTTTGGATATCATCTTCAGCTTGACGCGCTTCGTCTTCAGAAATTTCTTTGTCTTTTAGCAATGATTTAATATCACCATTTGCATCACGGCGAATATTACGTACTGCAACACGCCCACCTTCAACTTCACCACGTACGATCTTGATGAGATCTTTACGACGCTCTTCAGTTAGTGGAGGAAGTGGAACACGGATCACAGTACCTGCAGACATTGGGTTTAAACCTAAGTCAGAAGACATGATTGCTTTTTCAACCGCCTGTGCAAGCGATTTGTCGAAT
Coding sequences within it:
- the frr gene encoding ribosome recycling factor; amino-acid sequence: MIEDIKKDAQERMKKSVAALGSQLSKIRTGRAHPALLDGISVSYYGADTPLNQVANVTTEDSRTLAISVFDKSLAQAVEKAIMSSDLGLNPMSAGTVIRVPLPPLTEERRKDLIKIVRGEVEGGRVAVRNIRRDANGDIKSLLKDKEISEDEARQAEDDIQKLTDKFIKEMDTQLSAKEAELMEI